A section of the Deinococcus sp. KNUC1210 genome encodes:
- a CDS encoding AAA family ATPase — MTATPTQVHGVVERTWRTATGEDACRLKLTDGAMLTLTGPLPPLKRGHQLKAELQGNVLLSAHRVIRERDIAAAFYGQITGLARHGVAKIVAQLEDDTHRIIQHEAQRLSGVRGFPASSVRAMQTHARRQGRWYTTFQDLAALGLAPEYAQPLIRQDGAGAVQVFRDNPYRAVQQRIPLRVLDAAARQQGLSIFDPRRGPALVYELVQRALQEDGHTCVPRTLLKKVLMQDHALEEEEAELALQAAVDDGYVMAFQQMLAAPTPYHEEVRLADDIARLLTADLPPLPLPAVLPNLSSEQRAAVQLACTTALCVITSGPGTGKTTTLKALLDTLDTAGLSTILCAPTGKAASRMQQSTGRFATTLHRLLGYDGHRFETGLLQTQAVVVDEVSMASNALLAALLRSAPTGCRVILVGDEDQLPPIDPGHPLAALIRTVPTARLTRTHRQAQDSPILTLARLLISGERPRDTGIAFHETVTTEAVVQLMQAHVQESGPPILLTAGRAGPLGVDALNPALQAALNPGTGRFRVGDPVLVTRNDHTTGLMNGMTGRVLRVGEQLECCFDDTVHTLGPDAQLQLSLAYALTIHRAQGSEWDRVLVVLSDEHHRLLSRQLAYTAVTRAKRQLIAAGHRQAWNTAALTGATVRFSLLEALLRT, encoded by the coding sequence ATGACCGCCACCCCAACTCAGGTGCACGGCGTGGTCGAGCGCACCTGGCGCACCGCCACCGGCGAAGATGCCTGCCGCCTTAAATTGACAGATGGCGCCATGCTGACCCTGACCGGTCCGCTGCCGCCCCTCAAACGCGGCCACCAGTTGAAAGCTGAACTGCAGGGTAACGTGCTGCTGTCCGCTCACCGAGTCATTCGCGAGCGCGACATCGCCGCCGCCTTCTACGGACAGATCACCGGCCTCGCTCGGCACGGTGTGGCAAAGATCGTCGCGCAGCTGGAAGACGACACCCATCGCATCATTCAGCACGAAGCACAGCGCCTCTCAGGGGTGCGGGGATTTCCAGCGAGCAGCGTGCGGGCTATGCAAACACACGCCCGGCGGCAGGGAAGATGGTACACCACCTTCCAGGACCTCGCCGCGTTGGGCTTGGCCCCGGAGTACGCCCAGCCGCTGATTCGTCAGGATGGCGCAGGCGCGGTGCAGGTGTTCCGAGACAATCCATACCGCGCGGTCCAGCAGCGTATTCCCCTGCGAGTGCTCGATGCGGCGGCTCGGCAGCAGGGGCTGTCGATCTTCGATCCCCGGCGTGGCCCGGCACTGGTGTACGAGCTGGTGCAGCGCGCCTTGCAGGAGGATGGGCATACCTGTGTCCCCAGAACCCTGCTGAAAAAAGTGCTGATGCAGGACCACGCGCTGGAGGAGGAGGAAGCCGAACTCGCTCTCCAAGCAGCGGTGGACGACGGGTATGTGATGGCCTTTCAGCAGATGCTGGCGGCACCCACGCCATATCACGAAGAAGTGCGCCTGGCGGACGACATCGCCCGACTGCTGACCGCCGATCTTCCACCCCTCCCACTTCCAGCTGTTCTCCCGAATCTGAGTAGCGAACAGCGGGCGGCCGTCCAGCTCGCCTGCACCACCGCCCTGTGCGTCATCACCAGCGGCCCCGGCACTGGTAAAACCACCACCCTCAAAGCGCTGCTCGACACCCTCGACACCGCTGGACTGAGCACGATCCTGTGTGCGCCAACAGGAAAAGCGGCCAGCCGCATGCAGCAGAGTACCGGCCGCTTCGCCACCACCCTCCACCGACTGCTCGGCTATGACGGGCACCGCTTTGAGACCGGCCTGCTGCAGACGCAGGCGGTCGTGGTCGATGAAGTGAGCATGGCCAGCAACGCCCTGCTCGCGGCCCTGCTGCGAAGCGCCCCCACCGGGTGCCGCGTGATTCTGGTGGGCGACGAGGATCAGTTGCCGCCGATTGATCCAGGGCATCCGTTGGCGGCGCTGATTCGCACGGTGCCGACTGCACGACTGACCCGCACCCATCGGCAGGCGCAGGACAGTCCGATCCTCACGCTCGCCCGGCTGCTGATCAGCGGTGAGCGTCCCCGCGACACCGGGATTGCCTTCCACGAAACGGTCACCACGGAAGCCGTCGTGCAGTTGATGCAGGCCCACGTGCAGGAGAGCGGCCCACCGATCCTGCTCACCGCTGGGCGCGCCGGCCCCCTGGGAGTGGATGCCCTCAATCCCGCCCTGCAGGCCGCCCTCAATCCCGGTACCGGACGGTTTCGGGTGGGCGACCCCGTGCTGGTCACGCGCAACGACCACACCACCGGGCTGATGAACGGCATGACCGGCCGGGTCCTGAGGGTCGGAGAGCAACTTGAATGTTGTTTCGACGACACGGTGCACACGCTGGGGCCGGACGCACAGCTGCAGCTCAGCTTGGCCTACGCGCTGACGATTCACCGCGCACAGGGCAGCGAGTGGGACCGCGTGCTGGTGGTGCTGAGTGACGAGCACCACCGCCTGCTGTCGCGCCAACTGGCGTATACCGCCGTGACCCGCGCGAAACGGCAGTTGATCGCCGCCGGACACCGCCAAGCCTGGAATACCGCGGCCCTGACCGGCGCCACCGTGCGCTTCAGCCTGCTCGAAGCGCTCCTGCGCACCTGA
- a CDS encoding HU family DNA-binding protein: MMDMDIESPSGPGDASHVWSMPAIKVTLVHHAVPGNITLMQETLEPCPTLTVTPTPSSPRVGRVQLTAQLQRLSQLDADQSTLAVRIVFQVIKRHLELGTAVSLPGLGTLHCEGQPRRVVFRPARFLNQHLQDQLAVPFEDDGVFDMDAER, translated from the coding sequence GTGATGGACATGGACATCGAGTCTCCTTCTGGGCCGGGCGATGCCAGCCACGTCTGGAGCATGCCTGCAATCAAGGTGACGCTTGTGCATCATGCTGTTCCAGGCAACATCACCTTGATGCAGGAGACACTGGAACCATGTCCGACGCTGACCGTGACGCCGACTCCTTCATCCCCCCGGGTTGGACGGGTGCAGCTCACCGCCCAACTCCAGCGTCTCAGCCAGCTCGACGCCGATCAGTCCACCCTGGCCGTGCGGATTGTGTTCCAAGTGATCAAGCGTCACCTCGAACTCGGCACCGCCGTCAGCCTGCCCGGCCTCGGCACCTTGCACTGCGAGGGACAGCCGCGCCGCGTGGTCTTCCGACCCGCCCGGTTCCTCAATCAGCACCTCCAAGATCAGCTGGCGGTGCCCTTCGAAGACGACGGCGTGTTCGACATGGACGCTGAGCGATAA